GCGATCGAGTTCGCCTGCACCACCCAGATACTCACGCCTTCGTTGCGCCTGGTGTACACGTCGCGGGCGTGCCTGAGCGCCATCTCGTCATCGGCGGCGTGCAGCGAACCGACGTGGACGTGATTGAGTCCGCGCTTGCCGCGGAGGAATACCTCGTACAACGGCCAGTCGGCGCTGGTGACTCGGTCGGCTGCATTCATCGTGCGTTCTCCTTCGTACTCGCCCGGCGGGCGAAGGCGGTAGCGGCCTCGCGTACCCAGGCACCGTTCTCGTGCGCGGCCCGGCGATTGGCGATGCGCTCGACGCTGGACGCACCGTTCCCGGCGATCACCTGCATGAATTCGCTCCAGTCGGGTTCGCCGAAGTCGTACGCACCGCGCTCGGCGTTCCATCTCAGATCGGGGTCCGGGAACGTCACGCCGAGTGCTTCGGCCTGCGGTATCGACATGTCGACGAACCGCTGGCGGAGTTCGTCGTTCGTGTGTCGTTTGATGCGCCACTTCATCGACTGCTCCGAGTTCGGCGATCGGTCGTCGGGCGGGCCGAACATCATCAGTGCCGGCCACCACCAGCGGTCGACGGACTCCTGCACCATCTCGCGTTGGGCGTCGGTGCCGCGCATCATCGTCATGAGCAGCTCGTAACCCTGCCGCTGATGGAACGACTCCTCCTTGCACACGCGGATCATCGCCCGCGCGTACGGCCCGAAGGAGCTGCGACACAACGGAACCTGATTGCAGATCGCGGCACCGTCGACGAGCCAGCCGATCACGCCGACATCGGCGAAGGTCAGGGTCGGATAGTTGAAGATCGACGAGTACTTCTGCCGGCCGTCGAGCAGCTTGTCGGTGAGGTCGCCGCGGTCGGCGCCGAGTGTCTCTGCCGCGGAGTACAGATACAGGCCGTGCCCCGCCTCGTCCTGCACCTTCGCCGTCAGGATCGCCTTGCGGCGCAGTGACGGTGCCCGAGTAAGCCATGCCCCCTCGGGTTGCATGCCGATGATCTCGGAGTGCGCATGCTGCGCGATCTGCCGGATCAGGGTCTTGCGGTAACCCTCGGGCATCCAGTCCCGCGGCTCGACTCGCAGGTCGGCCGCGATGGTCTCCTCGAAGTGGCTCCGGAGCTCATTTTCTGCGATAGACGAGGTCATATGTCCTGCTTCTAATACCGAATGATCGGTTGGTGTGAGTATGCATGGAAGTGACGCGCGGCACAACATGTGCGGCGCGGTCAGCGGCCCTCGAAGGCCGGTGCGCGTTTGGCGAGGAAGGCGTCGACCGCGGCGCGATGATCCGCCGAGCGGCCCAGGTCCTCTTGCGCCTCGCGTTCACGCTCGAGCGCCTCGCTGAGGCCCGCGGACGACGCGGACACGAGACGCTTCACGTGCACGTGGGCCGCGGTCGGTCCGGCCGCGAGCTCACGAGCCAGCGTCCGGGCCGCCTCGGCGAGTTCGACGTCGGGCACGACCCGGTGGACCAGACCCCACTCGAGGGCCTGGGTCGCCGAGAATCGGTCGCCGAGCATCAGCAGGCCGGTGGCACGGCTCGGACCGAGCATCTCGACCAGTGTGTGGCTCAATCCGGAATCGCCCGCCAGACCGATCCCGGTGAAGGCGGTGGCGAACCTGGTGCTCTCCCCGGCGATGCGGATGTCTCCTGCCAGCGCGATGCCCAGCCCGGCCCCCACGCACGCGCCGTTGATCGCGACGACCACCGGTACCCGCACCGCGGCGAGCGCGGTGAGCAGCGGGTTGTAGTGTGCGCCGACGGTGTCCATCGCCCGTGCGGGATCCGCCGCCAGGCCCGCTGCATGCTCGGTGAGGTCCTGACCTACGCAGAAGTTCTTGCCCTCGGCCTCGAGGAGGACCGCGCGCACCGTTCGGTCTGCGGCCACCGCCCCGACGGCAGCCGACAACTGTTCCTTCACTGCGCGATCGAGCGCGTTGGATGCGCCGCCGCGGCGCAGGGTGATCGTCGCCAGGCCCTCGGTAGTGGCCAGCCCGACCTTCTCGATGCCGCTCATGGAATACGCCTCCTGTCAGTGGGATTCAGGCCCGAGTGTCGTCTCAGGGCCAGGTGAAGAAGCCTCGGCCCGACTTGCGGCCGAGCTCGCCTCGCGCGACCTTCTCGCGGAGCAGGGCGGGAGGCCGGAAGCGTTCGCCGAGCGTCTCCGTCAGGTGCTCGGCGATGGCGAGTCGAACGTCGAGGCCCACGAGGTCGGTCGAACGTAGCGGACCCATGGGGTGTCGATATCCCAGTTCCATTGCACGATCGATGGACTCGGCATCGGCGACGCCTTCCTCGAGCATTCGGATCGCCTCGAGCCCGAGGCAGACACCGAGCCTGCTCGTTGCGAAGCCGGGCGAATCGTTGACGAGTACTCGGGACTTGCCGAGCAGGGAGACCCACTCGCACACCCGTGCCACGACGTCGGCGTCGGTCAAGGGAGTCCGGATGATCTCGACGAGCGTCGACGCCGGTACCGGATTGAAGAAGTGCATGCCGATCAATCGGCGGGGATCATCCAGCACCGCACCGAGATCGGCGATCGAGATGGAACTGGTGTTGGTCGCGATCACCGTCGTCGGGTCGACGGTCTTCTCCACGAGGGCGAGCACGCCGAGCTTGAGCTGCACGGATTCCGGGACGGCCTCGACCACGAGATCGAGTCCGGCAGGCAGCTCCTCCGGTGCGCCGACGAGCGACACGCGTCCGAGCACGGTCGCCGGATCCGATTCGCCGAGCCTTCCGCGTTCGTGGGCGCGGTCCAGTCCGTCCGAAACTCGGGTCAATGCCGCCTGTCGGTCGCCGCTCTCGGCGATGGTGACGGTGGAACCGAGCGTCGCGAACACCTGCGCGATGCCGGCGCCCATACGTCCGCCGCCCACGACACCGACACGGCCGGGGATTGTGCTCGTCATTTCTTCTTCTCCAGAAAGGCCGTCATACGGTCGTGTTTGTCCCGGCTCTCGAACAACACCGCCTGCGCGAGGTCGTCGGCGAAGGGGTGGGATCCGGGTGCATCCGCGATCAGCTTGCTGAGCCTGAGCGCGAGTGGTGCCGAGCGGTTGATGCGATCGACGATGTCGTGCGCGGCGGCAACGTGTTCGCCGGGGGACACGACGCTGATCACGAGCCCGCAGCGCAGCGCCGCCGCCGCGTCGAGGTTTCGGCCGGCGAGGAGCACCTGCTTGGCGATCGACGTGCCGACCAGTTCCTGCAGGCGATAGCTGGCGCCGGCAGCGGCCATGATGCCGAGGCCCGGCTCGGGGTTGCCGAACACCGCGGTGTCCGTTGCGACCCGGATGTCGCAGGCGTACGACAGTTCGGCGCCGCCCCCGAGCGCGAACCCGCTCACTGCCGCAACGGTGGGCATCGGCAACCCCGCGACGCGATCGAAGAGATTGCGATTGATACCCGCGAGCGCCTCGTCGCGTCCCCGCGCCCGTAGCTCCCCGATGTCGGCCCCACCGGCGAAGTGATCGCCGGATCCGGTGATCAGCAACGGCTTCGGCGCGTCCTCGAGGAGCGCGCATACCCGGTGCAGCTCCGCGATCATTTCGGCGTTGATCGCATTTCGCTGCTGTGGACGACGGAGAGTGACCACCATCCGGTCCGCCCGATCGTCGATCGTCAGGGTGTTCACGGCGCCTCGCTCGGTACGGGGAACCGGTCGGGGGTCCGGCCTGGGCCCTCGCGTGGGATGCGGACTGCGCACATCGGGATTGGTTGCACCACTCTCATCTCCTTCGCAGCGTGCTGGCTTCCATTAATAACCGAACCTTCGGTCGGGGCGCAAGGGTTCGCCTATCTCGGGAGGAGAACCCGCACGACATCGAAATATGTCTCGGGCCTTGACAATCAGTCGAGGGTCTGGCGATTCTAATTACCGACCGAACGTACGGTGGGAAGAGGTAGTCGTGAGCAGGTTAGTGCAAAGTTACGTAGCCGGGAGCTGGTACACGGCACCCGATGCCGGAACGCCGCTGCTGAGTGCAGTCGACGGTTCCGAGGTGGCGCGCATCTCGTCGACCGGGCTCGACGTCGCCGGGATGGTGACGTACGCCCGTGCGGTCGGCGGGCCCGCCCTGGCCGAACTCACCTTCCACGAGCGCGCCGCAGCGCTGAAGGCGTTGGCCCTGACGCTGATGGCAGGCAAGGACGAGTTCTACGAGCTCTCCACGGCCACCGGCGCGACGCGACGCGACTCCGGTGTCGACATCGACGGCGGCTTCGGGACCCTGCTGAGCTACGCGAGCAAGGCGCGGCGCGAACTGCCGAACGACACCGTCTACCTCGACGGGCCCCACGAGCAGCTGGGCAAGGCGGGGACGTTCCTCGGTCAGCACGTCTACACCTCGCGTCGCGGTGTCGCCGTCCAGATCAA
This genomic stretch from Prescottella soli harbors:
- the paaB gene encoding 1,2-phenylacetyl-CoA epoxidase subunit PaaB gives rise to the protein MNAADRVTSADWPLYEVFLRGKRGLNHVHVGSLHAADDEMALRHARDVYTRRNEGVSIWVVQANSIAASSPSEKDPYFAPSGDKVYRHPTFYEIPDNVPHM
- the paaA gene encoding 1,2-phenylacetyl-CoA epoxidase subunit PaaA; the protein is MTSSIAENELRSHFEETIAADLRVEPRDWMPEGYRKTLIRQIAQHAHSEIIGMQPEGAWLTRAPSLRRKAILTAKVQDEAGHGLYLYSAAETLGADRGDLTDKLLDGRQKYSSIFNYPTLTFADVGVIGWLVDGAAICNQVPLCRSSFGPYARAMIRVCKEESFHQRQGYELLMTMMRGTDAQREMVQESVDRWWWPALMMFGPPDDRSPNSEQSMKWRIKRHTNDELRQRFVDMSIPQAEALGVTFPDPDLRWNAERGAYDFGEPDWSEFMQVIAGNGASSVERIANRRAAHENGAWVREAATAFARRASTKENAR
- a CDS encoding enoyl-CoA hydratase/isomerase family protein, producing the protein MSGIEKVGLATTEGLATITLRRGGASNALDRAVKEQLSAAVGAVAADRTVRAVLLEAEGKNFCVGQDLTEHAAGLAADPARAMDTVGAHYNPLLTALAAVRVPVVVAINGACVGAGLGIALAGDIRIAGESTRFATAFTGIGLAGDSGLSHTLVEMLGPSRATGLLMLGDRFSATQALEWGLVHRVVPDVELAEAARTLARELAAGPTAAHVHVKRLVSASSAGLSEALEREREAQEDLGRSADHRAAVDAFLAKRAPAFEGR
- a CDS encoding 3-hydroxyacyl-CoA dehydrogenase family protein gives rise to the protein MTSTIPGRVGVVGGGRMGAGIAQVFATLGSTVTIAESGDRQAALTRVSDGLDRAHERGRLGESDPATVLGRVSLVGAPEELPAGLDLVVEAVPESVQLKLGVLALVEKTVDPTTVIATNTSSISIADLGAVLDDPRRLIGMHFFNPVPASTLVEIIRTPLTDADVVARVCEWVSLLGKSRVLVNDSPGFATSRLGVCLGLEAIRMLEEGVADAESIDRAMELGYRHPMGPLRSTDLVGLDVRLAIAEHLTETLGERFRPPALLREKVARGELGRKSGRGFFTWP
- a CDS encoding enoyl-CoA hydratase/isomerase family protein; translated protein: MNTLTIDDRADRMVVTLRRPQQRNAINAEMIAELHRVCALLEDAPKPLLITGSGDHFAGGADIGELRARGRDEALAGINRNLFDRVAGLPMPTVAAVSGFALGGGAELSYACDIRVATDTAVFGNPEPGLGIMAAAGASYRLQELVGTSIAKQVLLAGRNLDAAAALRCGLVISVVSPGEHVAAAHDIVDRINRSAPLALRLSKLIADAPGSHPFADDLAQAVLFESRDKHDRMTAFLEKKK